AAGCTAAAGAGTATTCTAGCGAGATAACAATAGAATCTGATGGAAAGTCTGTTAGCGGAAAAAGTTTGTTCAGGCTTCAAACTTTGGAATTATCATCAGGTAAAAAGCTTTTGATATGTGCTGAGGGTGAGGATGAGGAGATTGCTGCTTCAGAGCTTGCAGAGCTTATCGAATCTTTTAAGGAATGAGTTTTAGAAGGATTTAAGTTATGACTTTATCGGGCAAAAGAATAGCCAAAGGGATAGGCATTGGGGAAGTTCTTTGTATTAGGAAAAATTTTGATAAGATTATAAGTAGAGAAAAAATAGACTTTTCTCAGGTTGATAGCGAGATATCAAAATTTAATAAAGCGAAGTCAAAAGCAATTGAAACGCTTAAGGATCTTGAAAGAAAAGCTATGCTTCAATTTGGAGATGATAAAAAAGGCATTTTTGAAGGTCAAGTGTTGATCGTTGAAGACGACGAACTTTCTGAGCTTGTTATTGAGCTTATTGCAAAGGAGAATTATAGTGCCGCTTATTCTATTTATTTAGCGTTTGAAAATTTGGTTAAAAGTGTAGAAGATTATAAAGATCCTTATTTAAAAGAAAGAGCATCTGATTATAAGGATATTAGAAATAGATTAATTTCTATCATTTTAGGCCAAGTATCCGATTTTTCTGAGATTAATAAAGATATTATTCTTGTTACCGAGGAATTAACCCCATCTGATACCATGCAATTTGACTTAAATTATGTTAAAGGGTTTTTAACTGCTGTTGGAGGAGAA
This genomic interval from Borreliella andersonii contains the following:
- a CDS encoding HPr family phosphocarrier protein; translation: MVKKEAIIKAVNGLHVRPASTFVKKAKEYSSEITIESDGKSVSGKSLFRLQTLELSSGKKLLICAEGEDEEIAASELAELIESFKE